A genomic window from Bacteroidales bacterium includes:
- a CDS encoding glycosyltransferase, which translates to MIILQIIFWICLGLFIYSYLLFPFILRLLAGNREIKARFFSAGERPLVSMLIAAYNEELVIGEKIRSVLESDYPREKLEILVGSDASTDQTNQILRQLSEANPSIQLFLFDERKGKPEIVNLLAREARGEILVISDANVMLEEHTLFELVRYFKEERIGLVDSGIISTGIKEDGISRQEKYYTSREVRIKQHESVLWGSMMGPSGGCYAVRKSLYRPVPGHFLVDDFFINMSVLEQGGQCISNIHAKVYEDVSNNPREEFRRKKRISAGNYQNLLRFRSMLFRGNKGIGFCFFSHKVIRWIVPFLVLLTLTISFILGMSSSFYLCLALLQVLVLLIPLIDHLLRKIKIQTIPLRFISHFVLMNLALTAGFIRYLGGIKNNVWQPTSRKQD; encoded by the coding sequence ATGATCATACTTCAAATCATATTCTGGATCTGCCTCGGACTCTTTATCTACTCCTACCTGCTTTTTCCATTTATTCTTCGTCTGCTCGCGGGAAACAGAGAGATAAAGGCCCGCTTCTTCTCTGCCGGGGAAAGGCCCCTTGTTTCGATGTTAATTGCAGCCTACAATGAAGAGTTGGTTATTGGTGAAAAGATCCGGAGCGTTCTGGAGAGTGATTACCCCCGGGAGAAACTGGAGATTCTTGTGGGCTCGGATGCTTCCACGGACCAGACCAACCAGATACTCCGGCAGCTTTCTGAAGCAAATCCGTCCATTCAGCTTTTCCTTTTCGATGAGAGGAAAGGAAAACCGGAAATTGTCAACCTGCTTGCCAGAGAGGCGCGGGGAGAAATCCTGGTGATAAGCGATGCCAACGTGATGCTGGAGGAACACACCCTCTTTGAACTGGTCCGTTACTTCAAAGAGGAGCGTATCGGCCTGGTGGACTCCGGAATTATCAGCACGGGGATCAAAGAGGACGGCATATCCCGTCAGGAGAAATATTATACCAGCCGTGAAGTCCGGATAAAACAGCATGAGAGTGTGCTCTGGGGTTCCATGATGGGACCTTCCGGAGGATGTTATGCGGTCCGGAAATCTCTCTACAGGCCTGTTCCGGGGCACTTTCTGGTGGATGATTTCTTTATCAATATGAGCGTTCTTGAGCAGGGGGGGCAGTGTATCAGCAACATTCATGCAAAGGTCTATGAAGATGTTTCCAATAACCCTCGTGAAGAGTTCAGAAGGAAAAAGCGCATCTCAGCAGGAAACTATCAAAACCTGCTTAGATTCCGTTCCATGCTTTTCCGGGGAAACAAAGGGATCGGATTTTGTTTTTTTTCCCATAAAGTAATCCGGTGGATCGTCCCCTTCCTGGTGCTCCTTACCTTGACCATCTCCTTTATTCTCGGGATGAGTTCGTCTTTCTATCTCTGCCTGGCCCTCCTGCAGGTGCTGGTGCTTTTAATCCCCCTTATTGATCATTTGCTGAGGAAAATTAAAATCCAAACCATACCTTTGCGCTTTATCTCACATTTTGTTCTGATGAACCTGGCCCTCACAGCCGGTTTTATCAGGTATTTAGGAGGAATTAAAAACAATGTCTGGCAACCAACAAGCAGGAAACAGGATTAA
- a CDS encoding bifunctional 3,4-dihydroxy-2-butanone-4-phosphate synthase/GTP cyclohydrolase II, which yields MSGNQQAGNRIKLNSIEEAMEDIRNGKIVIVVDDEDRENEGDFVCAAELVTPETVNFMATWGKGLICASLTDERCEQLDLPMMVSNNTSSHTTAFTVSVDLLGQGCTTGISASDRAKTIRALVDPSTMPEDLARPGHIFPLKSRRQGVLRRAGHTEAAVDLTRLSGLKPGGVLVEIMSDDGTMARLPELYRLARQHKLKLITIKDLIAYRLNFDSILIQGARVKLPTEYGDFNLIPFIQKSNGLEHVALVKGEWSEDESLLVRVHSSCVTGDIFGSYRCDCGEQLHEAMRMVQKEGKGVIIYLNQEGRGIGLYNKMKAYKLQEEGRDTVEANVELGFRDDERDYGVGAGILHSLGVRKIRLITNNPVKKAGLEGYGMTIVESIRLEIPSNKHNQFYLETKRDKMGHFLNIAHYKNSRIDE from the coding sequence ATGTCTGGCAACCAACAAGCAGGAAACAGGATTAAACTCAACTCCATTGAGGAGGCGATGGAAGATATCAGGAACGGTAAAATCGTTATTGTTGTTGATGATGAAGACAGGGAGAACGAAGGAGATTTTGTCTGTGCGGCCGAGCTGGTCACCCCGGAAACAGTCAATTTTATGGCCACCTGGGGCAAGGGCCTGATCTGTGCTTCTCTTACCGATGAACGCTGCGAGCAACTGGACCTGCCCATGATGGTAAGTAATAATACCAGCAGTCATACCACTGCCTTCACCGTTTCCGTCGACCTGCTGGGACAGGGATGCACTACCGGGATTTCAGCTTCGGACCGTGCCAAAACAATACGTGCCCTGGTGGATCCCTCCACCATGCCGGAGGATCTCGCCCGGCCCGGGCATATCTTCCCCTTAAAATCGAGGCGTCAGGGGGTGCTCAGGCGGGCCGGTCACACCGAAGCCGCGGTGGACCTGACCCGGCTTTCCGGATTAAAACCCGGCGGGGTCCTGGTGGAAATTATGAGTGACGACGGGACCATGGCACGGCTTCCGGAACTCTATCGCCTGGCCCGGCAACATAAGCTGAAGCTGATCACCATCAAAGATCTGATTGCCTACCGGCTGAACTTTGACTCCATCCTCATCCAGGGTGCCAGGGTGAAACTCCCCACTGAGTACGGGGACTTCAACCTGATCCCCTTTATTCAGAAATCCAATGGCCTGGAACATGTCGCGCTTGTTAAAGGGGAATGGTCCGAAGATGAAAGTCTGCTGGTCCGGGTTCATTCCTCCTGTGTGACCGGTGATATTTTTGGAAGCTACCGCTGCGATTGCGGCGAACAGCTGCACGAAGCCATGAGAATGGTTCAGAAAGAGGGTAAGGGCGTGATCATCTATCTCAACCAGGAGGGCCGCGGGATTGGTCTGTATAACAAAATGAAGGCCTATAAACTCCAGGAAGAGGGCCGCGACACTGTGGAAGCCAATGTGGAACTGGGATTCAGGGATGATGAGCGCGATTACGGAGTGGGCGCCGGAATACTGCACTCGCTTGGGGTCAGGAAAATAAGGCTGATCACCAACAATCCGGTGAAGAAGGCCGGACTGGAAGGATATGGAATGACCATCGTGGAGTCCATCCGGCTGGAGATTCCTTCAAACAAACACAATCAGTTTTATCTGGAGACCAAGCGGGACAAAATGGGGCATTTTCTCAATATTGCACATTATAAAAACTCCCGCATAGATGAGTAA
- the fmt gene encoding methionyl-tRNA formyltransferase — protein MSKQHPRIVYMGSPGFAVPPLQLLLESGCHVVGVITAPDRPAGRGRKIRYSAIKEFLLREKMNIPILQPENLRSGTFLDELAALNPELQVVVAFRMLPEVVWSMPSLGTFNLHASLLPQYRGAAPINHVLINGEEETGVTTFFIDDQIDTGNILLQKRTGIGPKETAGELHDRLMVLGAGLVLETVGLISSGELKAKSQELFLEAGSNLKKAPKIFKEDCQIDWNLPGQALHNLIRGLSPHPGAYTFLERDGGKPVLCKILTAAFEPATQGLAPGTISSDGKSALKVALKDGVLHIYSIQQEGKRKMDIKDFLAGFRLKSGLSRFS, from the coding sequence ATGAGTAAGCAGCATCCGAGAATCGTCTATATGGGCAGTCCGGGCTTTGCGGTTCCTCCCCTGCAGCTTCTGCTGGAGTCGGGGTGTCACGTGGTGGGAGTCATTACCGCTCCCGACAGGCCGGCAGGACGTGGCAGGAAGATCCGGTATTCCGCCATCAAAGAATTCCTCCTCCGGGAAAAAATGAATATTCCCATTCTTCAACCGGAGAATCTGAGATCCGGAACCTTTCTGGATGAGCTCGCCGCATTAAATCCTGAGCTTCAGGTGGTGGTGGCATTCAGAATGCTACCCGAGGTGGTCTGGAGCATGCCCAGCCTGGGCACCTTTAACCTGCACGCCTCTTTATTGCCTCAATACCGGGGTGCAGCGCCCATCAATCATGTCCTGATTAATGGGGAAGAAGAAACGGGAGTTACTACTTTTTTTATTGATGATCAGATCGATACGGGAAATATTCTACTTCAGAAACGAACCGGTATCGGACCTAAGGAGACAGCCGGAGAACTGCACGACCGGCTGATGGTCCTCGGAGCCGGACTGGTGCTGGAAACAGTCGGACTGATCAGCAGTGGAGAGCTGAAGGCAAAATCCCAGGAGTTATTCCTGGAGGCCGGCAGCAACTTAAAGAAAGCTCCGAAAATATTCAAGGAAGACTGCCAGATTGACTGGAACCTTCCGGGACAGGCCCTCCACAACCTGATCCGGGGACTCAGTCCCCATCCGGGTGCCTATACCTTCCTGGAAAGAGACGGAGGCAAGCCTGTGCTTTGCAAGATCTTAACGGCTGCCTTTGAGCCTGCCACGCAGGGTTTGGCTCCGGGCACCATCTCTTCAGACGGAAAAAGTGCATTGAAAGTAGCCCTTAAAGATGGAGTGCTTCATATTTACTCCATTCAGCAGGAAGGAAAAAGGAAAATGGATATTAAGGATTTTCTCGCCGGGTTCAGGCTTAAGAGCGGCTTATCCCGGTTTTCCTGA
- a CDS encoding phage integrase N-terminal SAM-like domain-containing protein gives MAEAETEPVRMILPPDGRQTRIDFFGESTSRRQPPEWWHSISSLFRLHTREEGVDLDFYERQLEKEGYSEKSRKTYRFMVRRFFEYFKGVEPRKISMGAIEDYNFEFFVSGRYSRSYQLQFINALRLYYQLTEGIDLNLKQLRKTGISRS, from the coding sequence ATGGCCGAAGCAGAAACAGAGCCAGTCAGAATGATCCTGCCCCCCGATGGCCGGCAAACCCGGATTGATTTTTTTGGCGAGAGCACTTCCAGAAGACAGCCTCCGGAATGGTGGCATTCCATTTCATCTCTTTTCAGGCTTCACACCAGGGAAGAGGGGGTGGATCTCGACTTCTACGAGAGACAACTGGAAAAGGAGGGCTACTCTGAAAAATCAAGAAAAACTTACCGCTTTATGGTCAGGAGGTTCTTTGAGTATTTTAAAGGAGTTGAACCACGGAAGATCAGCATGGGGGCCATTGAGGATTATAATTTTGAGTTTTTTGTTTCGGGAAGGTACTCCCGTTCCTACCAGTTGCAGTTTATCAATGCGCTCAGGCTGTATTACCAGTTGACAGAGGGGATTGATCTGAATCTGAAACAACTCAGGAAAACCGGGATAAGCCGCTCTTAA
- a CDS encoding glucosaminidase domain-containing protein, with translation MFILLLSAPVKQADGQKKYTREEYIRTFSDLAMREMIRVGIPASITLAQGCLESNNGNSRLAVRGNNHFGIKCHDWTGKKIHHNDDSWQECFRSYSSAYESYMDHSEFLSSKPRYAPLFEISPHDYRGWARGLKRAGYATADNYATLLIRIIEENELYKYDLLVLDGSMGSEADTSSYMAGQGSGAQRAVLLNNRIEYIVSEPGDTPESLRAELGMYKNEIYRYNNLYRGAKLEPGTFIYLQPKRRKAAAGNEMHVVEEGQTMYDISQLYGVKLKHLYSKNHMMEGEQPMEGTEIYLRRKKREPVLNPEPSREKYEEEEMQFRFEY, from the coding sequence GTGTTTATCCTGCTCTTGTCGGCCCCTGTTAAACAGGCGGACGGACAGAAGAAATACACCCGGGAGGAATATATCAGGACCTTTTCGGACCTGGCTATGCGGGAGATGATCAGGGTGGGAATCCCCGCAAGCATCACCCTGGCCCAGGGATGCCTGGAATCAAACAATGGAAACAGCCGGCTGGCGGTCAGGGGGAACAATCATTTTGGGATCAAGTGTCATGACTGGACCGGGAAGAAAATCCATCATAATGACGACAGCTGGCAGGAGTGCTTCAGGTCCTATTCCTCCGCCTATGAGTCCTATATGGATCACTCCGAATTTCTTAGCTCAAAACCCAGGTATGCTCCCCTGTTTGAGATCAGTCCGCACGACTACCGCGGCTGGGCCAGGGGACTGAAAAGGGCCGGATATGCCACGGCCGATAACTATGCCACCCTTCTGATCAGGATCATTGAGGAGAATGAACTCTATAAGTACGATCTGCTGGTGCTTGACGGGAGCATGGGCAGTGAGGCGGATACAAGCTCCTATATGGCCGGACAGGGATCAGGGGCCCAAAGAGCTGTTCTGCTGAACAACCGGATCGAATACATAGTATCAGAACCGGGGGATACCCCGGAATCGCTTAGGGCTGAGCTGGGAATGTACAAGAATGAGATCTACAGGTACAACAACCTGTATCGGGGTGCAAAACTTGAACCGGGAACCTTCATCTACCTTCAGCCAAAACGCAGAAAGGCGGCCGCAGGCAATGAGATGCACGTGGTGGAAGAGGGACAGACCATGTATGATATTTCACAACTATACGGGGTGAAGCTGAAACATCTTTACAGCAAGAACCATATGATGGAAGGGGAGCAACCCATGGAAGGGACAGAGATTTATCTCAGAAGAAAGAAGCGCGAACCTGTACTAAATCCGGAGCCCTCCCGGGAGAAGTATGAGGAGGAGGAGATGCAGTTCCGCTTCGAATACTAG
- a CDS encoding cytidine deaminase → MKQRAYTVRLYEFDQLEELSEEQALLVNSAIRAAGDAYAPYSEFHVGAAVRLANGEIVIGSNQENAAYPSGLCAERVAIYYAGARHPGVAVRSIAIAAIREGIVQEEPVAPCGACRQVLYEKESQGEAPMELILYGSKKIQVLSKVTDLLPLPFKLSNLA, encoded by the coding sequence ATGAAACAGAGGGCATATACGGTAAGGTTGTATGAATTTGACCAACTTGAGGAACTGTCGGAAGAACAGGCTCTATTAGTGAACAGCGCCATCCGGGCAGCCGGGGATGCCTATGCACCCTATTCGGAGTTCCATGTGGGTGCCGCAGTCCGCCTGGCAAATGGAGAAATTGTGATTGGCAGCAACCAGGAAAATGCGGCCTATCCATCCGGACTATGTGCCGAACGGGTGGCCATTTATTATGCCGGGGCCCGGCACCCGGGTGTAGCTGTCCGGTCCATCGCTATAGCCGCCATACGTGAAGGGATCGTTCAGGAAGAACCGGTTGCACCCTGCGGTGCCTGCAGACAGGTACTGTATGAAAAAGAAAGCCAGGGGGAAGCTCCCATGGAACTCATCCTTTACGGCAGTAAGAAAATTCAGGTTCTATCAAAGGTTACCGACCTGCTGCCACTTCCCTTTAAGCTTTCGAACCTGGCTTAA
- a CDS encoding RluA family pseudouridine synthase, with protein MNLLKPPATILYEDNHLMVVNKRVSQIVQGDKTGDASLDRLLKDFIRERDHKPGEVFLGIPHRLDRPVSGAVVFAKTSKALSRMAALFKEKKVEKIYHAIVEKCPKPDSGILDHYLTRNTRQNKSYVHDSQVEGSKHARLHYRRLASSDRYHLLEVVLETGRHHQIRAQLAGIGSVIKGDRKYGAKRSNPNGGISLHARRISFIHPVKMEQIEVVAPYPRMDIFPVFFKPGSKA; from the coding sequence ATGAATTTACTGAAACCTCCTGCTACGATTTTATATGAGGATAATCACCTGATGGTTGTCAACAAACGTGTTTCCCAGATTGTGCAGGGAGATAAAACCGGCGATGCCTCGCTGGACAGACTGCTGAAGGATTTTATCAGGGAGCGTGATCATAAACCGGGGGAGGTATTCCTTGGAATACCCCACCGGCTGGATCGCCCGGTCAGCGGAGCGGTGGTATTTGCGAAAACCAGCAAGGCCCTCAGCCGGATGGCTGCCCTGTTTAAGGAGAAGAAGGTGGAGAAGATCTACCATGCTATTGTGGAGAAGTGTCCGAAGCCTGATTCCGGTATCCTGGACCATTATCTTACCCGTAACACCAGGCAGAACAAAAGCTATGTACACGACAGCCAGGTAGAAGGTTCAAAGCATGCCCGGCTCCACTACCGCAGGCTGGCCTCATCAGACCGGTATCACTTGCTTGAAGTAGTGCTGGAAACCGGCCGTCACCACCAGATCAGGGCCCAGCTGGCAGGCATTGGCAGCGTAATAAAGGGCGACCGGAAGTATGGTGCCAAAAGAAGCAATCCAAACGGGGGTATCAGCCTGCACGCAAGGAGGATCTCATTTATCCATCCTGTAAAAATGGAGCAGATAGAGGTGGTGGCCCCTTACCCCAGGATGGATATTTTTCCGGTTTTTTTTAAGCCAGGTTCGAAAGCTTAA
- the panB gene encoding 3-methyl-2-oxobutanoate hydroxymethyltransferase, giving the protein MSLHSNVKRVTTHVLFAMKLKGEKIAMLTAYDYSFARLLDQAGIDVILVGDSASNVMAGYETTLPITLDNMIYHAASVVRATSRALVVVDLPFGTYQGDSKEALVSAIRIMKETGASAIKVEGGVEIRESIERILSAGIPVMGHLGLTPQAIHKFGTYVVRATDKEEADKLKSDAIALSEAGCFAVVLEKIPARLAGEVTESIKIPTIGIGAGSNVSGQVLVLHDMLGITQEFSPRFLRRYHNLQMEVKGAVKNYIDDVRSVSFPNESEQY; this is encoded by the coding sequence ATGTCGCTGCACAGCAATGTAAAACGAGTCACTACCCATGTGCTTTTTGCCATGAAGCTAAAAGGGGAGAAAATAGCCATGTTAACCGCTTATGATTACTCTTTTGCACGCCTGTTGGACCAGGCTGGCATTGATGTGATCCTGGTGGGCGACTCGGCATCCAATGTCATGGCCGGTTATGAGACTACGCTGCCCATTACTCTCGACAATATGATCTACCATGCCGCCTCGGTAGTCCGGGCCACCAGCAGGGCACTGGTGGTGGTCGATCTGCCCTTCGGGACCTATCAGGGCGACTCGAAGGAGGCATTGGTGTCGGCCATCCGGATCATGAAGGAGACAGGAGCCAGTGCCATCAAGGTGGAAGGAGGAGTGGAAATCAGAGAATCCATTGAGCGGATCCTCTCGGCGGGGATCCCTGTTATGGGACATCTGGGGCTTACGCCACAGGCCATTCATAAATTCGGGACCTATGTGGTCCGGGCTACGGATAAGGAGGAGGCCGACAAGCTGAAGTCAGATGCCATAGCCCTTTCAGAGGCAGGCTGTTTTGCCGTGGTCCTGGAAAAGATCCCGGCCAGGCTGGCCGGGGAGGTGACCGAGTCCATTAAGATTCCCACTATAGGCATTGGTGCCGGGTCCAATGTGAGCGGACAGGTGCTGGTCCTGCACGATATGCTGGGCATTACTCAGGAGTTTTCTCCCCGTTTCCTGCGACGTTATCACAATCTGCAAATGGAGGTAAAAGGAGCGGTTAAAAATTATATTGACGATGTGAGATCGGTCTCCTTCCCGAACGAAAGCGAACAGTACTAG
- the dnaK gene encoding molecular chaperone DnaK, with product MSKIIGIDLGTTNSCVSVMEGNEPVVIPNSEGKRTTPSMVAFVENGERKVGDPAKRQAITNPTKTVSSIKRFMGETFDRMSKEIARVPYKVVKGENNTPRVQIDDRKYSPQEISAMVLQKMKKTAEDYLGHEVKEAVITVPAYFSDSQRQATKEAGEIAGLQVKRIINEPTAASLAYGLDKKTSDLKIAVFDLGGGTFDISILELGDGVFEVKSTNGDTHLGGDDFDQVIIDWLADEFKKDEGLDLKKDPMALQRLKEAAEKAKIELSSATQTEINLPYIMPVDGVPKHLVKSLSRAKFESLADKLIQATIEPCKKALKDSGLKSSEINEVILVGGSTRIPAIQKVVEDFFSRTPSKGVNPDEVVAVGAAIQGGVLTGEVKDVLLLDVTPLSLGIETMGSVNTKLIESNTTIPTKKTQTFTTAADNQPSVEIHVLQGERAMAKDNKTIGRFHLDGIPPAPRGIPQIEVTFDIDANGILNVSAKDKGTGKEQSIRIEASSGLSDSEIERMKQEAKENEATDKAAKERIDKLNTADSLIFQSEKQLKEFGEKIPAEKRAPIEEALTSLKEAHKSEDIAAIDQASERLNTAWQAASQDIYNAQQQSGEGDQPGPEAEGEPAPGKGSDDEVTDVDFEEVK from the coding sequence ATGAGTAAAATTATTGGAATTGATTTAGGTACAACAAACTCCTGTGTATCGGTAATGGAAGGCAACGAACCTGTTGTGATACCCAACAGCGAGGGAAAAAGGACCACCCCCTCCATGGTGGCTTTTGTTGAGAACGGAGAGCGCAAAGTAGGAGACCCGGCCAAAAGGCAGGCAATTACCAATCCTACCAAGACGGTATCCTCCATCAAGCGGTTTATGGGGGAGACCTTTGACCGGATGAGCAAGGAGATTGCCAGGGTTCCCTATAAGGTGGTCAAAGGTGAGAATAACACCCCGCGGGTTCAGATTGACGACCGGAAATACTCTCCACAGGAGATTTCTGCCATGGTGCTTCAGAAGATGAAGAAGACTGCAGAGGATTACCTGGGTCATGAAGTTAAAGAGGCTGTTATTACGGTCCCGGCTTATTTCAGCGACTCCCAGCGCCAGGCCACTAAAGAGGCCGGTGAAATTGCCGGTCTTCAGGTAAAGAGGATCATTAATGAGCCTACCGCTGCCTCGCTGGCCTACGGGCTGGATAAGAAGACTTCGGACCTGAAAATTGCCGTTTTCGACCTGGGTGGCGGTACCTTCGATATTTCCATACTAGAACTTGGTGACGGTGTTTTTGAGGTTAAATCGACCAACGGGGACACCCACCTGGGTGGAGACGATTTCGACCAGGTGATCATCGACTGGCTGGCCGATGAATTCAAGAAAGACGAAGGGCTCGATCTGAAAAAGGATCCCATGGCTCTGCAGCGGCTTAAGGAGGCTGCCGAAAAAGCCAAGATTGAATTGTCAAGTGCTACACAGACCGAAATCAACCTCCCCTATATCATGCCGGTCGACGGTGTGCCCAAACACCTGGTAAAGAGTCTCAGCAGGGCTAAATTTGAAAGCCTGGCCGACAAACTGATCCAGGCCACCATCGAACCCTGTAAAAAGGCCCTGAAAGATTCCGGCCTTAAAAGCAGTGAAATCAACGAGGTTATCCTGGTGGGAGGTTCCACCCGGATTCCTGCCATCCAGAAAGTGGTGGAGGATTTCTTCAGCAGAACCCCTTCCAAAGGGGTGAACCCGGACGAAGTCGTTGCCGTGGGAGCTGCCATCCAGGGTGGTGTGCTTACCGGGGAGGTGAAAGACGTTCTCCTTCTTGATGTCACTCCCCTTTCACTGGGTATTGAGACCATGGGAAGTGTCAACACCAAACTTATCGAGTCGAATACCACCATTCCCACAAAGAAAACACAAACCTTTACCACGGCGGCCGATAACCAGCCATCGGTTGAGATCCATGTGCTTCAGGGCGAACGGGCTATGGCCAAGGATAACAAGACCATCGGACGCTTCCATCTCGATGGTATTCCGCCGGCACCCCGTGGCATTCCGCAAATTGAGGTTACCTTTGATATTGATGCCAACGGTATCCTGAACGTAAGTGCAAAGGACAAAGGGACCGGGAAAGAGCAGAGTATCCGTATTGAAGCCTCATCGGGTCTGTCCGATAGTGAGATCGAAAGAATGAAGCAGGAGGCCAAAGAGAATGAAGCAACTGATAAAGCTGCCAAGGAACGTATCGACAAGCTTAACACAGCCGACAGTCTCATCTTCCAGTCGGAAAAACAGCTGAAAGAGTTTGGAGAAAAAATCCCTGCCGAAAAGAGGGCTCCCATCGAAGAGGCTTTAACCAGCCTGAAAGAGGCTCATAAATCGGAGGATATCGCCGCCATCGATCAGGCCAGTGAAAGACTGAACACTGCCTGGCAGGCAGCTTCACAGGATATCTATAATGCACAGCAGCAAAGTGGCGAAGGCGATCAGCCCGGCCCTGAAGCAGAAGGCGAACCTGCTCCCGGGAAAGGGAGTGATGACGAGGTGACTGATGTGGATTTTGAAGAGGTGAAATAA
- a CDS encoding toxin-antitoxin system YwqK family antitoxin, giving the protein MISCIWICTAITLQAQNLVDEEGRKTGHWKVEYPSGKTLYEADFVEGQPVGEMVRYYETGAARARMCFEPGGSRSAARLYYSNGKLAAEGWYLKQMKDSVWTYYSEFDGSVRIREPYQAGKLHGVVRSYYASGEISEEVEWKQDVKEGPWIQYFKNGALRLSATHKNGLLEGPYKVFLSDRTIQIRGLYRENKAHGTWIFYDESGKEAYSLEYRNGSPVDREKYEEWMEDSLKNYLILTEPESLQQP; this is encoded by the coding sequence TTGATCAGCTGTATATGGATTTGCACGGCCATCACCCTGCAGGCTCAGAACCTGGTGGATGAAGAAGGACGGAAAACCGGCCACTGGAAAGTGGAGTATCCCAGTGGAAAGACCCTCTATGAGGCTGATTTCGTGGAGGGGCAGCCGGTGGGCGAAATGGTGCGCTACTATGAGACCGGTGCCGCAAGGGCCCGCATGTGTTTTGAACCCGGAGGGAGCCGCAGTGCTGCCAGACTGTATTACAGCAATGGCAAACTGGCAGCAGAAGGCTGGTACCTCAAGCAAATGAAGGATTCCGTATGGACCTATTATTCAGAATTTGATGGTTCTGTTAGAATCCGGGAACCCTACCAGGCTGGTAAACTCCATGGAGTGGTACGAAGCTATTATGCCAGCGGAGAGATTTCCGAAGAAGTGGAGTGGAAACAGGATGTCAAGGAGGGTCCCTGGATACAATACTTTAAAAACGGGGCTTTGAGGCTTTCAGCCACCCATAAAAACGGACTGCTGGAGGGCCCCTACAAGGTCTTCCTTTCCGACCGAACCATTCAGATCAGGGGCCTGTACCGGGAGAACAAGGCGCATGGCACCTGGATCTTTTATGATGAAAGCGGAAAAGAGGCCTATTCATTGGAATACAGGAACGGTTCACCGGTCGACCGGGAGAAATATGAGGAATGGATGGAAGATTCACTGAAGAATTATTTAATCCTTACCGAACCGGAATCCCTTCAACAACCCTGA